A part of Aegilops tauschii subsp. strangulata cultivar AL8/78 chromosome 2, Aet v6.0, whole genome shotgun sequence genomic DNA contains:
- the LOC109736236 gene encoding uncharacterized protein isoform X3 produces the protein MASSSNGHCPANGAKVLPGRGKKNQEKLQLDKDAASRACQKDRQYIEKLETELSNCYQEIDYLQDQLNIRNVEANIMGEHIHGLELKLTELEKFPERVRVMDNALMRSDSQCWLLMEEVQSKEEELQKAALQIEKLESVTLDMQCEIESLKLDLTTLEQRLFDAESFSQHTAEYKVRIEKQLGEHELQLQEAWKTIDHLEGENKQLKKEYLPGRAPKQSSSTGVEQLDKTVEHDGHANYERGHEILEKMGKQNEEPELIIEQLKVELREQKLKAKEDAEDLTQEMAELRYQITGMLEEEYKRRSCIEQAAIQQIQQLEAQVSKEQRKLSGALRQLQESHELADTQATEIKKLKDALGVCA, from the exons ATGGCTAGTAGCTCCAATGGCCATTGTCCAGCTAATGGTGCAAAAGTTCTGCctggaagggggaagaagaatcAGGAG AAATTACAGCTTGACAAAGATGCAGCTTCTAGGGCCTGTCAAAAGGACAGGCAATACATTGAGAAATTGGAAACTGAGCTGAGCAACTGCTATCAGGAAATTG ACTATTTGCAGGATCAGTTAAATATCAGGAATGTTGAAGCAAACATCATGGGGGAGCATATTCACGGCCTTGAACTGAAACTAACTGAACTTGAGAAATTTCCTGAAAGAGTGAGAGTTATGGACAATGCTCTGATGCGGTCTGATTCTCAGTGCTGGCTTCTGATGGAAGAAGTCCAAAGTAAAGAAGAGGAGCTGCAAAAGGCAGCCTTACAAATAGAGAAGCTCGAAAGCGTAACTTTGGACATGCAATGTGAAATTGAGAGTTTAAAACTTGATTTGACTACGCTTGAGCAAAGACTTTTTGATGCTGAGAGCTTTAGCCAGCATACTGCCGAGTACAAAGTTAGAATAGAGAAGCAACTGGGAGAACATGAGCTCCAGCTGCAAGAGGCATGGAAGACTATTGATCATCTTGAGGGTGAGAATAAACAACTGAAAAAAGAGTACTTGCCTGGAAGAGCTCCTAAACAATCCTCTTCTACAGGCGTGGAGCAACTTGATAAAACAGTGGAGCATGATGGTCATGCAAACTATGAAAGAGGTCATGAAATTCTTGAAAAGATGGGGAAGCAAAATGAAGAACCTGAACTTATAATTGAGCAGCTCAAG GTAGAACTTCGAGAACAAAAACTGAAAGCAAAGGAGGATGCAGAAGATCTCACTCAAGAAATGGCTGAATTGAGGTACCAGATAACTGGCATGCTTGAGGAAGAATACAAGCGTCGGTCTTGCATTGAGCAAGCGGCTATTCAACAAATTCAGCAGCTGGAGGCTCAG GTCTCCAAAGAGCAAAGGAAATTGAGCGGAGCACTAAGACAACTGCAGGAATCGCATGAGCTAGCTGACACGCAAGCTACGGAGATTAAGAAACTGAAGGATGCTTTAGGGGTATGTGCAT AG
- the LOC109736236 gene encoding uncharacterized protein isoform X4 produces the protein MASSSNGHCPANGAKVLPGRGKKNQEKLQLDKDAASRACQKDRQYIEKLETELSNCYQEIDYLQDQLNIRNVEANIMGEHIHGLELKLTELEKFPERVRVMDNALMRSDSQCWLLMEEVQSKEEELQKAALQIEKLESVTLDMQCEIESLKLDLTTLEQRLFDAESFSQHTAEYKVRIEKQLGEHELQLQEAWKTIDHLEGVEQLDKTVEHDGHANYERGHEILEKMGKQNEEPELIIEQLKVELREQKLKAKEDAEDLTQEMAELRYQITGMLEEEYKRRSCIEQAAIQQIQQLEAQVSKEQRKLSGALRQLQESHELADTQATEIKKLKDALGVCA, from the exons ATGGCTAGTAGCTCCAATGGCCATTGTCCAGCTAATGGTGCAAAAGTTCTGCctggaagggggaagaagaatcAGGAG AAATTACAGCTTGACAAAGATGCAGCTTCTAGGGCCTGTCAAAAGGACAGGCAATACATTGAGAAATTGGAAACTGAGCTGAGCAACTGCTATCAGGAAATTG ACTATTTGCAGGATCAGTTAAATATCAGGAATGTTGAAGCAAACATCATGGGGGAGCATATTCACGGCCTTGAACTGAAACTAACTGAACTTGAGAAATTTCCTGAAAGAGTGAGAGTTATGGACAATGCTCTGATGCGGTCTGATTCTCAGTGCTGGCTTCTGATGGAAGAAGTCCAAAGTAAAGAAGAGGAGCTGCAAAAGGCAGCCTTACAAATAGAGAAGCTCGAAAGCGTAACTTTGGACATGCAATGTGAAATTGAGAGTTTAAAACTTGATTTGACTACGCTTGAGCAAAGACTTTTTGATGCTGAGAGCTTTAGCCAGCATACTGCCGAGTACAAAGTTAGAATAGAGAAGCAACTGGGAGAACATGAGCTCCAGCTGCAAGAGGCATGGAAGACTATTGATCATCTTGAGG GCGTGGAGCAACTTGATAAAACAGTGGAGCATGATGGTCATGCAAACTATGAAAGAGGTCATGAAATTCTTGAAAAGATGGGGAAGCAAAATGAAGAACCTGAACTTATAATTGAGCAGCTCAAG GTAGAACTTCGAGAACAAAAACTGAAAGCAAAGGAGGATGCAGAAGATCTCACTCAAGAAATGGCTGAATTGAGGTACCAGATAACTGGCATGCTTGAGGAAGAATACAAGCGTCGGTCTTGCATTGAGCAAGCGGCTATTCAACAAATTCAGCAGCTGGAGGCTCAG GTCTCCAAAGAGCAAAGGAAATTGAGCGGAGCACTAAGACAACTGCAGGAATCGCATGAGCTAGCTGACACGCAAGCTACGGAGATTAAGAAACTGAAGGATGCTTTAGGGGTATGTGCAT AG
- the LOC109736236 gene encoding uncharacterized protein isoform X2, producing MASSSNGHCPANGAKVLPGRGKKNQEKLQLDKDAASRACQKDRQYIEKLETELSNCYQEIDYLQDQLNIRNVEANIMGEHIHGLELKLTELEKFPERVRVMDNALMRSDSQCWLLMEEVQSKEEELQKAALQIEKLESVTLDMQCEIESLKLDLTTLEQRLFDAESFSQHTAEYKVRIEKQLGEHELQLQEAWKTIDHLEGVEQLDKTVEHDGHANYERGHEILEKMGKQNEEPELIIEQLKVELREQKLKAKEDAEDLTQEMAELRYQITGMLEEEYKRRSCIEQAAIQQIQQLEAQVSKEQRKLSGALRQLQESHELADTQATEIKKLKDALGRLNSAMNLGRVCKSCSCGFCPMLVELSNCSIEGSLDLRSSDASNIDETPPENQALVEWHPDEASDGAAVNNVGC from the exons ATGGCTAGTAGCTCCAATGGCCATTGTCCAGCTAATGGTGCAAAAGTTCTGCctggaagggggaagaagaatcAGGAG AAATTACAGCTTGACAAAGATGCAGCTTCTAGGGCCTGTCAAAAGGACAGGCAATACATTGAGAAATTGGAAACTGAGCTGAGCAACTGCTATCAGGAAATTG ACTATTTGCAGGATCAGTTAAATATCAGGAATGTTGAAGCAAACATCATGGGGGAGCATATTCACGGCCTTGAACTGAAACTAACTGAACTTGAGAAATTTCCTGAAAGAGTGAGAGTTATGGACAATGCTCTGATGCGGTCTGATTCTCAGTGCTGGCTTCTGATGGAAGAAGTCCAAAGTAAAGAAGAGGAGCTGCAAAAGGCAGCCTTACAAATAGAGAAGCTCGAAAGCGTAACTTTGGACATGCAATGTGAAATTGAGAGTTTAAAACTTGATTTGACTACGCTTGAGCAAAGACTTTTTGATGCTGAGAGCTTTAGCCAGCATACTGCCGAGTACAAAGTTAGAATAGAGAAGCAACTGGGAGAACATGAGCTCCAGCTGCAAGAGGCATGGAAGACTATTGATCATCTTGAGG GCGTGGAGCAACTTGATAAAACAGTGGAGCATGATGGTCATGCAAACTATGAAAGAGGTCATGAAATTCTTGAAAAGATGGGGAAGCAAAATGAAGAACCTGAACTTATAATTGAGCAGCTCAAG GTAGAACTTCGAGAACAAAAACTGAAAGCAAAGGAGGATGCAGAAGATCTCACTCAAGAAATGGCTGAATTGAGGTACCAGATAACTGGCATGCTTGAGGAAGAATACAAGCGTCGGTCTTGCATTGAGCAAGCGGCTATTCAACAAATTCAGCAGCTGGAGGCTCAG GTCTCCAAAGAGCAAAGGAAATTGAGCGGAGCACTAAGACAACTGCAGGAATCGCATGAGCTAGCTGACACGCAAGCTACGGAGATTAAGAAACTGAAGGATGCTTTAGGG AGATTGAACTCTGCAATGAACCTCGGGAGGGTTTGCAAATCTTGCTCTTGCGGGTTCTGTCCAATGCTGGTAGAGTTGTCTAATTGCTCGATTGAAGGGTCGCTTGACCTCAGATCTTCCGATGCTAGCAACATTGACGAAACACCACCGGAGAACCAAGCGCTAGTAGAGTGGCATCCCGATGAAGCTTCAGATGGTGCCGCAGTAAATAATGTAGGATGCTAG
- the LOC109736236 gene encoding uncharacterized protein isoform X1 yields the protein MASSSNGHCPANGAKVLPGRGKKNQEKLQLDKDAASRACQKDRQYIEKLETELSNCYQEIDYLQDQLNIRNVEANIMGEHIHGLELKLTELEKFPERVRVMDNALMRSDSQCWLLMEEVQSKEEELQKAALQIEKLESVTLDMQCEIESLKLDLTTLEQRLFDAESFSQHTAEYKVRIEKQLGEHELQLQEAWKTIDHLEGENKQLKKEYLPGRAPKQSSSTGVEQLDKTVEHDGHANYERGHEILEKMGKQNEEPELIIEQLKVELREQKLKAKEDAEDLTQEMAELRYQITGMLEEEYKRRSCIEQAAIQQIQQLEAQVSKEQRKLSGALRQLQESHELADTQATEIKKLKDALGRLNSAMNLGRVCKSCSCGFCPMLVELSNCSIEGSLDLRSSDASNIDETPPENQALVEWHPDEASDGAAVNNVGC from the exons ATGGCTAGTAGCTCCAATGGCCATTGTCCAGCTAATGGTGCAAAAGTTCTGCctggaagggggaagaagaatcAGGAG AAATTACAGCTTGACAAAGATGCAGCTTCTAGGGCCTGTCAAAAGGACAGGCAATACATTGAGAAATTGGAAACTGAGCTGAGCAACTGCTATCAGGAAATTG ACTATTTGCAGGATCAGTTAAATATCAGGAATGTTGAAGCAAACATCATGGGGGAGCATATTCACGGCCTTGAACTGAAACTAACTGAACTTGAGAAATTTCCTGAAAGAGTGAGAGTTATGGACAATGCTCTGATGCGGTCTGATTCTCAGTGCTGGCTTCTGATGGAAGAAGTCCAAAGTAAAGAAGAGGAGCTGCAAAAGGCAGCCTTACAAATAGAGAAGCTCGAAAGCGTAACTTTGGACATGCAATGTGAAATTGAGAGTTTAAAACTTGATTTGACTACGCTTGAGCAAAGACTTTTTGATGCTGAGAGCTTTAGCCAGCATACTGCCGAGTACAAAGTTAGAATAGAGAAGCAACTGGGAGAACATGAGCTCCAGCTGCAAGAGGCATGGAAGACTATTGATCATCTTGAGGGTGAGAATAAACAACTGAAAAAAGAGTACTTGCCTGGAAGAGCTCCTAAACAATCCTCTTCTACAGGCGTGGAGCAACTTGATAAAACAGTGGAGCATGATGGTCATGCAAACTATGAAAGAGGTCATGAAATTCTTGAAAAGATGGGGAAGCAAAATGAAGAACCTGAACTTATAATTGAGCAGCTCAAG GTAGAACTTCGAGAACAAAAACTGAAAGCAAAGGAGGATGCAGAAGATCTCACTCAAGAAATGGCTGAATTGAGGTACCAGATAACTGGCATGCTTGAGGAAGAATACAAGCGTCGGTCTTGCATTGAGCAAGCGGCTATTCAACAAATTCAGCAGCTGGAGGCTCAG GTCTCCAAAGAGCAAAGGAAATTGAGCGGAGCACTAAGACAACTGCAGGAATCGCATGAGCTAGCTGACACGCAAGCTACGGAGATTAAGAAACTGAAGGATGCTTTAGGG AGATTGAACTCTGCAATGAACCTCGGGAGGGTTTGCAAATCTTGCTCTTGCGGGTTCTGTCCAATGCTGGTAGAGTTGTCTAATTGCTCGATTGAAGGGTCGCTTGACCTCAGATCTTCCGATGCTAGCAACATTGACGAAACACCACCGGAGAACCAAGCGCTAGTAGAGTGGCATCCCGATGAAGCTTCAGATGGTGCCGCAGTAAATAATGTAGGATGCTAG
- the LOC109736237 gene encoding SNAP25 homologous protein SNAP32 has product MRFARQEGLQLSWKKRTSSLPPTPVLPPSPGKSRRPATSPHPRRAPPLLSGKMPVSSVAKPLSSKPNPFDSDSDSEFTSRRARASSSNSVDPGANGRYKNGFRDSGGFDNQSVQELEGYVAHKAEEVTQKVNVCLRLAENIKEDATNTMIALHKQGQQMNRTHETAANIDQDLSRSETLLGSLGGFFSKTWKPKKTRQIKGPAVISRDDPFKRRANHLEQREKLGLSSSPVGKSDPQKYSDPTNAMEKVQVEKDKQDNALSDLSDVLGQLKGMALDMGSEIDRQNKAMDGLQDDVEELNSRVKGANQRARRLLGK; this is encoded by the exons ATGCGATTTGCGAGGCAAGAAGGTCTGCAACTGTCCTGGAAGAAAAGGACATCCTCCTTGCCTCCAACTCCAGTTCTGCCGCCCAGCCCAGGAAAAAGCAGGCGGCCGGCAACCTCTCCGCACCCTCGTCGCGCGCCTCCTCTCCTCTCAG GAAAGATGCCCGTGTCAAGCGTCGCAAAACCTTTGTCCTCTAAACCAAATCCGTTCGATTCCGACTCAGACTCTGAATTTACCTCGAGGCGTGCAAGAGCATCATCTTCCAACTCAGTTGATCCTGGCGCCAATGGCCGATACAAGAATGGCTTCCGCGATTCAGGCGGGTTCGACAACCAATCCGTGCAAGAGCTGGAGGGCTACGTTGCACACAAGGCCGAGGAGGTCACTCAGAAAGTGAACGTCTGCCTTCGGCTCGCTGAAAACATCAAGGAGGATGCTACCAACACTATGATCGCCCTGCACAAGCAGGGTCAACAAATGAATAGGACCCATGAAACCGCTGCGAACATTGATCAGGACCTTAGCAGG AGTGAGACACTTCTGGGAAGCCTTGGAGGGTTTTTCTCAAAAACCTGGAAGCCCAAGAAAACCAGGCAAATAAAGGGACCAGCAGTTATCTCGAGAG ATGATCCCTTCAAAAGAAGGGCTAACCACCTAGAGCAGAGAGAAAAATTAGGATTGTCTTCAAGCCCCGTAGGGAAGTCGGATCCTCAGAAGTATTCTGATCCTACCAACGCCATGGAGAAGGTTCAG GTGGAGAAAGATAAGCAAGACAATGCCCTTTCTGATCTTAGCGATGTCCTGGGACAGCTCAAGGGCATGGCTCTCGACATGGGCTCAGAAATCGATAG GCAAAACAAAGCCATGGACGGTCTACAAGATGATGTGGAGGAACTCAACTCCAGGGTGAAAGGAGCCAACCAGCGTGCACGCCGTTTGCTTGGGAAATAA